Within the Microbacterium sp. 1S1 genome, the region GCGGCCGATCGCAGGATGGATACGCGCATCCTCGAGCGGATCGCCGCGGAGGCCGGCCCCCTGCAGTCGCTCTCGAGCGCCGACCTGCGCTTAGACGTAGAACCGGTGACGATCGACCCGCGGCCGAAGCCTGCGAAAGCGTGGGTGCGCTTCGGCGCCACGCCGGCGCTCGTCGACGCGGAGGTCTGCCGGTCGACAGCGGATGCCTGCGCGATCAGGTTCCGCGTGGGCGAGACGGAGATGAAGGCATGGGTATGGGCCTCGGCTGTCACCCCGGCCTCTCCTGCAAGGCGCTGAACGTCCCCTGTGGACGGTTTCTGCAGCGCCGCCAGCATCCTGGTTGCCTGGCATCGTGGATGACGACGAATGGCCGGGCTTCTCCCCTACCTGTGAGCGCTGCCTGGTGCAGCTGCAACCGTCGTGGAACCCGCCGACTTCCCCGGTCTGGCGGTGCCCGAATTGCGGCCTGGTGCGCATGTTCTAGCCGATCTGGCGGACGGCGAGCAAAGCAAGCCCGAAAACGTCGGACGACGGTAGGTCGCTATTCACTCGCAAGGAGCGTGCAGCTCCGAGGTACTATCCGCTCCTTCAGTCAACGAGCCATCTGATCGTGTCCCGGTTCAATACCGGGTCTGAACACGGGCTTTGCGGGGGAAATGACGTAGCTCAACGTTACAATCCCCGCCGCGATCAATCCAACACGCCAATTCCAGAACGCCAAGCCGAATGCCGCCCAATAGGCAGCGGCGGTAAGACCATACTTGATGGTAAGGCGGCGAAGATAAGCCTCGGTTAGCCTTCGATCGGGAAAACCTCTGGCGGTGGCGTACACCCACCGAAGAAACCACCAGGTCGCCGGTGCCGCTGCTATGCCCAGGTACCAAAGGGCGGCGGTCGTGCTGTCCGCATCTCCACCGAAATGTTCGACCAACTGGCGCGCGGGAAATGGAGTGATACTGACCGCAGCCAAAAAGCCGATGGTCAGCAGGTTGTAGCCGTGGTCGGTCTTCTCCAGCAGCTTGCCGCTGAAATGACTGTGGGACCAATAGAGGCCGATGAGGATCACGCTGAGGACGTAGGCGGCGTAGTCCGGTGCCAGCTTCAGGTAGGCCGCGGCGAGGTCGCCATCCTCAGGCCTCGGTGCGCGCAGTTCCACCACAGGGACGGTGATCGCGATCGCAAACACCGCGTCGCTGAACACCTCGAGCCGATCCGTCTCATGTTCGGTTCCCTTGAGAGAGAAGACCGCCATTCGAGCTAGAGCATCTCGAGCGGGCGACGGTCGCGTGGCCGAGGAAATGCCGCGTCGAGTGTCGCAAGATCGGCGTCGGAAAGGACGATATCTGCGGCTGCCCGGTTCTCCCGCACATGTGCGATCGAACTCGCCTTCGGAATCGCAATGAGGCCATCGTGCCGCAACGTCCAGGAAAGTGCGACCTGCGCAGGGGTAGCACCAACCTTAGCTGCGATCTTCACAAGGGAGGGATGGCTCGAGAGTCGTCCCTGCTCGACGGGACTATAGGCCATGACAGGCATTTCATGAGCGACGAGCCACGGCAACAATTCCAACTCAGGGCCTCGACGGACGAGATTGTAGAGAACCTGATCGGTCACGCAGCCATCCCCGCCGGCAGCAACAAGCTCGTCCATGTCGTCAGTATCGAGGTTGCTGACACCCCAATACCGAATCTTCCCGGCCGATTTCAGCGCCTCCATCGCTTCTATCGTCTCAACGAGCGGCACCGATCCCCGCCAGTGGAGCAGGTAGAGGTCGAGCCGGTCGGTGCCGAGACGTCTCAAGCTCGCCTCGCATGCGCGTGAAAGGCGTGCGCGCGAGGCGTTCTGCGGATACGCCTTGCTGACGAGGAACAACCGGCCGCACCGGTCGCCTAGCGCTTCGCAGATCAGCGCTTCCGCCGCGCCGTCGCCGTACATCTCGGCAGTATCAACGAGTGTCATGCCCAGCTCGACACCGGCGATCAACGCGGCGATCGGCAAGGAGAGACGGCGCAAGGACCGAGCGCGCAACCGTCGGAACCTGGACCCAGGAACGACGATCCTCCTTGAGCAGGGCAGCCCTTGGAGCGACGCTCCGACTGCGAAGATCGAGCAACTCGTCATCGCCATCGCGCCGACGGTAATGGGAGCAGGACGCCTCGCTGCCTACCTCCGCAGCGCGCCCCCGCTCGCTTCGTCAAGGGATCAGGCCATGCCACGCGCGGCACAGCGGCTCCTCCGGAAAGCTCGCACCGCAGACCTGAAAGTCGCCCTGCCCGCCTGTGGACAGTGCGGCGAAGAGCGCTTCCTGGAACAGACAAGTCCGACCGGAGAACGGCTCGGCGGGCGCTGCACGAAACGCCGCTACGCTGCGCCCTGCTCTATATGCGACAGGCTTCTACCAATCACGCGCCGCATTGGTGAGTCACAATTCTGCGCCAACTGCTGGCGGCGCGACCCGAGGTCGCGAAGGGAATGCGCGGAGTGTGGGCGGCTACGCACGACCCACTCCATCGTCGGCGACAAGCCGTACTGCAACGACTGCGTGCCGAAACCGCGGATCGTATGTTTCATCTGTCACGAGGTCCGGCGGCTTTACTCCGCACGCATCGGTACTGGAGTCTGTGAGAGCTGCTACATCTCGACCGCCGGGTTTATGAAGCCGTGCCCTGAGTGCGGTGACAAACGTGTGATCGCCCACGACAAGGACGACAGACTGGTGTGTGCAGACTGTGCCGGGAACGCACCACTTTTCACCTGCAATGAATGCGGAGGCGAACGGGGGGCACGGCGGACGCTGTGCTCGGGCTGCGATCTGGTGAAACAAGTCGAGGAGCTATTCTCCGAAGCGTCGGATAGCGACGCGCGTGCTGCCCTCGAACCTCTACGCCACTATCTCCTTTCCTACAAGCACGACGCGGACCGGCTTCTGCGCTGGATGAGCCGCAGCACTAGCATCGCGATCCTGCGGCGGATTCTCGATGGCGAGATCCCCATCAGTCAACGCGCGTTGGAGATGCCCGAGCATCCGCATGCAGCATTGCGCGTTCGGGCTCTGCTTGAAGTCACGGGATGTCTGACAGAAGAACGCGACCCCTGGGCGTCATATGAACAATGGGCGGATCAACTCATCGCGATTTGCCCAAAGGCGAACCGAGAGCAATTTACGATCTTCACCCGTTGGATCGTTCCTGCCACCGCGCGCGTGCAGATTCGACGACGAGGCATCACCGATAGCACCCTCAGCCGGGCCAGAGAGATGAGCCGCGCGGCGCTCGAATTCCTCCAGATGCTCGAAGCGCGGAACCTGTCGTTGCAATCCGCCCCGCAGTCGATCTTCGACGAGTTCGCTGCCTCGCGCCGCAGCAGAGCAATCGCGATCCGTCCTTTCATCCGATGGGCGAAACAGACCGGCGCGATGCGCCGAATCTCCGCCCCGGTACGACCCAAGTCCGCCCCGTCGCTCGCCTACAGCGAGGCCACCCATCATTCTTGGGTGTCTCGCTTCCTCGAAGACGATCAGCTGAACGAGGGAACGAGGCTCGTCGGATTGATGGTCGGTCTCTACGCAGCGCCGATCACACGGCTCGTCAAACTCCAAGACAAGAACATCGTCTATCGAGGCGAAACGGCGACGCTTTCCCTCGGGAACGCTCCGCTCCACCTAGCGCCACGCGTCACCGAACTGCTCGGCATGCAACTGGCGCAGCGCGCTATATCCCCGGAAGGATGGTTATTCCCATCACCCGCCCTTCCTGGCCGACACATCGACCCCTCGACGCTTACCAAACGCCTGAGAGACCTCGGCTGCGAGACCATCCTGCTGCGCGGCGCTGCGATGATCAACCTGACCGCTACCGTCCCGCTCGGACCCTTGGCGGATCTCACAGGGCGATCACTATCGGCGACAGGCAGATGGATCAAGTCATCGGGTAGCACCTATCTGGTGTACCCGGCGATCCGGGATCCCTCCCGTCCTGGTGTGTCCAGCCAGTAGAACACTGCCGGGAACTCGCGGCCTTCGTGTCCTCAGATGCTGTTGAGTAGGCTGAGATCGAGTCCGTGCCACTCGCGCACACGCGAGAACGGACTCGTTCTTGTCCTGCCAGAAGGAGCCCGCCCATGTCGCGCTTGTCGGACCTGCTGCGCACCGTCAATCAACTCGATCCGCAGCTCGCTAAGGACCTCGACAGCGAGATCCAGCCACTCCAGAAGCGTCTACCGTTCGGGCTCAACTTCGAGCGTCATGCGCCGGAGGCGGTGGAGCTTCCCGCGCACAAGATTCGCAAGATGAGCAAGGTTCGAGTGCTCCCTCCGAGAGGGGTGACGGGGCACGGCGACCAGCGCATCTGGACTGTCGATGGAATCAACGGAGAGACCGCCGACATCTCGACGCCGAACGGCGCGAAGATCGAGGCCGCCTCGGTGGCATTGGATGACCTGGTTCTCGTGGCCGAATTCCGTGACCGCATCTACCCCGGCCTGCGCCCCGACGGGACCATCGAGCGCGGCGGCAATAAGCCGTTCCATACGGTCATCAATGGCGAGAACTTCCACGTCCTGGAGCAGCTCACGTTCACGCACGAGAAGTCCGTGGATGCGATCTACATCGACCCGCCCTACAACACAGGATCGCGCGACTGGAAGTACAACAACGATTACGTCGAGGGCGACGACCTGTACCGGCATTCGAAGTGGCTGGCGTTCATGGAGCGGAGGCTGAAGCTCGCCAAGCGGCTCCTGAAGCCCGCGAGCTCCGTGTTGATAGTCACGATCGACGAGAAGGAGTACTTGCGCCTTGGCCTGCTACTGGAGCAGACGTTTCCCGAAGCGCGTATCCAGATGGTGACGAGCGTCATCAGTAGTCAAGGCTCAGTGCGTGACGGAATGTTCAGTCGGTCTGACGAATACATCTTCTTCGTGTTCATGGGGCAGATGGCAGCCGCCCGCACGACTGACGACATGCTGAACGAAGGCCAATCCGAGAGCAAGTCTCAGGTGTGGTTTCAATACGTTCGGACTGGCAAGGGGAACTTGAGGGCAGACTCGCCCAACTTGTTCTTCCCGATTTTTGTAGAGGAAGCAACCGGACGCATTGTTCGGGTAGGGGCGCCGATTCCGCTTGGGACGAGTGTCGAGACGGTGCCAGTCCCAGCGGGTGAGGTCGCGGTATGGCCGAAGACCGCCACGGGCGCGGAAGCTCGCTGGCGCACAGGGGTCGAGGTCGCGCGACGGCGGGTCGAGAAAGGGCTGATCAGAGCCACCAAGTCCCAGCGACGGGGACGAGGCTACTCGATCATGACGGTGAACCAGGGCACCGAGGATCAGATCGAAAAGGGCGAACTCAGTGTGACCGGCCGCAACCCTTTGACTGGCGCAGCCATCATAGACACGTCGATGGTGTCTCGTGATCGTGCAGCAAAGACAACTTGGAACAGGGTCTCTCATAATGCGGGATGGCATGGCTCGAAGCTCGTTGCGGGCCTTCTGCCGGGTCGTTCATTCCCATACCCGAAGAGCCTCTACGCAGTGGAGGATGCCCTGAGGTTCTTTCTATCCGACAAACCAAACGCGGTCATTCTCGACTTCTTCGCTGGTTCCGGGACGACAGCTCACGCTGTCATGCGCTTGAACAAGCAGGACGGCGGCCGCCGTCAGTGCATCTCGGTGACGAACAACGAAGTCTCGGCCGACGAACAGGCCGCTCTGCGCAGGAAGGGCGTGCGGCCTGGCGATCCCGAGTGGGAGAAGCTGGGCATCTGCGACTACATCACGAAGCCGCGCATCCGCGCCGCGATCACGGGCGAGACGCCCGACGGCGCCCCGATCAAGGGCGACTACAAGTTCGTCGACGAGTTCCCGATGGCTGAGGGGTTCGAGGAGAACGCCGCCTTCTTCACTCTGACGTACGAGTCGAAGTGGCTCGTCGGCGTGGACCGCGCGTTCGCGGCGATTGCTCCGATGCTGTGGCTACGCGCCGGTGCGGTCGGCTCTCGCATCGACTGGATCGAAGGCGGATGGGCGATCGCTGACAGCTACGGCATCCTTCGCGACCTTGACCAGGCCGCCGAGTTTGTCGAGGCACTGCGCGGGAAAGGCGGCATTCGGATCGTGTACGTCGTCACGGACGACGAGGGGCGGTACCAGCAGGTCGCCGACGAGATCCGCGGCGTCGAAACCGTCCGCCTATATGAAGACTACCTCCGCAACTGCGAGATGACGGGGGACTTCTGATGCGCTTCACGCTGAAGGACTACCAAGCAGACGCGGTCGGTGACACGCTGCGCGAACTGACCTCTGCGCGGGACTTCTACCGCAGCGCGAGCAGGCGAGTCTCGTCGGTGGCGCTGACGGCTACGACGGGCGCCGGTAAGACGGTCATGGCTGCGGCCGTGATCGAGTCGCTGTTCTGGGGCAGCGACGACTTCAGCATCGCGCCGGACCCCGGCGCCGTCGTGCTGTGGTTCAGCGACGACCCGGCGCTGAACCAGCAGACCAAGCATCGGCTGGAACAAGCGTCGGACCGCCTGCGCAACCGTCTCGTCACGGTCGAGCACCCGTTCAGATACCAGAAACTCCAGTCGGGCAACGTCTACTTTCTGAACACCTCGAAGCTGTCGAAGAACAGCCTGCTCGTGCGGGGCCGCGACGACTCCAACACCCTGCCTGGCTTCGACTCGCATGCAGACACAGTGCCGTTCACGTTCTGGGACACCCTGCGGAACACGATCGAGGACAACGACCTCACGCTCTACATGGTGCTTGACGAAGCACATCGGGGCATGGGCAAACGCCCGTCGGAGACGCCGACCATCGTGAAGCGCCTCATCAACGGCCACAATGACGTGCCGCCGGTGCCGATCGTCTGGGGCATCTCGGCGACTGTGCAGCGGTTCGAGGCTGCAATGAGCGAAGCCGAGGTGCAATCGAATCGTGTGCACCTCGCGACGGTGCAGGTGGACCCTGTGCGTATCCAGGAGTCGGGTCTACTGAAGGACGACATCGTGCTCGACTTTCCCGCGGAGACGGGTGATTTCAATACAGTGCTGCTGCGCCGGGGCGTCCGGAAGGTGAAAGGAATTTCTGCGGCCTGGACGGCGTACGCGAACGATCAGAACGAGGAGCCCGTCAGGCCCCTCATGGTGCTTCAGGTGCCGAACAAGCCGTCGCCGACGGAGGTCGCCTCGGCTATCGACGTGATCCGTGACGAGTGGCCTGAACTGGAGGCGGACGCGATCGCCCACGTCTTTGGCGAGCACACTGCGCAGACGTTCGGCTCGCACAGCGTGCCTTACATCTCCCCGGAGCGCGTGCAGGACGCCTCCTACGTCCGTGTGCTGCTTGCCAAGGACGCCATCAGCACGGGCTGGGACTGCCCGCGCGCTGAGGTCATGGTCTCGTTCCGCCCAGCGAGGGACGAGACGCACATCACGCAGCTTCTCGGCCGGATGATCCGTACACCGCTCGCCAGGCGTATCGAGGGCGACGACCTGCTCAACAGCGTCGAGTGCATCCTGCCGAAATTCAACAAGGCGACGGCCAGCCTCGTGCTGGAGCGGATCATGGGCAACGACCTGACCACGGGCGGCGGGACGGGACAGCGTGTCCTCGTCGACCCACAGGTCATGACGCCGAACCAGGCCGTCCCGGACGAGGTCTGGGAATTGTTCCAAGCCTTGCCTGCCGAGACACTGCCTCGCAAGCATGCGAACCCGATCAAGCGACTCACTTCGCTGGCACACGCGCTCGCGGCTGACCGGCTGCTAGCTGACGCGGGGAAGCTCGCCCACGAGCGCCTCCACGGTGTTCTGAACGGACTCTCGGCTCAGTATGCAAACGACCTGACGAAGGCGCTCAAAGACGTTCAGACGGTTGCTGGCGGCACCGTTCGCGGACAAGCACGCCACGGGCTCCGCCAGGACGAGTCGTGGACGGAGTACGCGGACGACCGCGCCATCCAGGACGCATATCGCACAGGCGCGCGGTCGATCACGCCAGACATCGCCCGTACCTACGTCGAACATCTCGCCGCGGACGCTGAGGACGAGGACGCCTACCGCGACGCGAACGTCCGAGTCGCAGCCCTCGCTATGCTGCCGCAGACCCGTCCCGCGCTCGATACCGAGGCCGACCGCATCGCACACGAGTGGCTCGGCAAGTACCGTGTCGCGATCAAAGACCTCTCCGAGTCAAGGCAGAGCCTCTACGCAGAGATCACCGCCATGAGCACGGACCCTCAGCTCATCTCAATGGCGTTGCCGAAGAACCGCCAGGAGGAGACGAAACGCGTCACCGGCGACTCCGAACAGCTCCTTGAACGACGGGCACTGCACTTGTTGGCCGACGACGAGGGCATGTTCCCGGTCGGGAAGCTGAACCCCGACGAGATCGAGGTGCTGGACGCCGAGATGTCGAGGGGCGGGGCTCTGGCCTGGTATCGGAACCCAACAGGCGGCCGCGATTCGATGAGCATCGCCTACCAGGACCGTCACGGCGAATGGCGCACACTGCGCCCCGACTTCCTCTTCTTCGCCAACGGCGAAGACGGAGTGCGAGCGAGCATCGTGGATCCCCACGGCCACTGGCTCCCGGACGCGGCGTGGAAGCTACACGGCATGGCGAGGTTCGCCGAGGCCTACGGGGACCAGTTCCACAGGATTGAGGCAATCAGCCGGATAGACGGGAAGCTCAGAGTGCTCGACTTGAAGCTCGCCGACGTGCGCGCGAAGGTGCTGAACGAATCCGACGCGCGGTTCGCCTACGACCGCGCCGCCGTGGACTATTGAGCGCAGGATCGTCTGCCACTCGTAGTCGTTACTCACCGGCTGAGATCGCGAATCAATGTCGTTGGTAACCGAGAATCTCAACCACAGGGACGGGGCGTGAGCGATGACAGATCCTGAGGCAACGCAGATGCCGATCTACAGTCAGGCGGAGGCATTCGCGAAGCGGCCTGGAATGTACATTGGACGGCCAATCCGAATCGACCGAGTGATGATCTTTCTGCACGGCTACGAGGTCGCGATCTTCCACGTCCGCTTGGCGCGCTTCCCCGAGATCGCCAAGGTGCACCAGTCGGGCGGTCCACTGTCACAGTTCCGCGCTCAGATGCGGGATGAAGGACGGTTGCGATGGGACAGCGTGGAGCTCACTGCGGTGGCCGAAGCAATCGGCTGGACAGGTGAAGAACCGCCCGTGCTAGATGATCTGACCGAAGAACAGCACCACGCCGCGATCTGGCGTCTTGTACCCCTGCTGGAGCGAATGTTTACATTGCCTGCTGCCGTCGTTGAATCTTGATGCGATGAGCGAACCAAAAATTGAGAACGATCTCGCCCTAATCGAGAAGGCCCAGCAGCTCGCCGGACACTTCCCTGACGCCGACGCACTCGACCGCGCCCGCCGCATCCTCAACGGCAGCACCACCCCGGCCGAGGCATACGCCGAGCTGGACGAGAAGTACGGGTCGAACGTCGAGGACGGGCGAAAGAAGTACGTCCGATGACACGCCCTGCTCAGCGTCAGCGCCCTAACGCCTCCCGAGGTCGCGCGAGCACATTCTGACTGGCCCGAGCTGTTCGAGGGACTCAGCGCTGAGCAAGTAAACGCCGTGCGCACAGTGCTAAGCATCCGGCTGCGCAGCGGGCAGAACCTGGACTACGGCACAGTGCGAGAGCTTGCGGTCCACGCACAGACCTGCCCGTTAGTTCACGCGTAGCACGCCTGCCTCATCCCTTCGAAGGTGCGTCAGCCTCTTCCGGTGGAACGGAGAACTATGGGGTAACAGTTCTCGCCTGGGTATGTCACTTCCACCAGTAGACCACAATCCCCTGCTCGTTCGTCTCTTCATCCCCTTCCCTGATCAACCGTTTTTCTTCGCCTTCCGGCAGACAGAGATAAAACGGAGGCGGAGCGCGCAGCGCGCGCAATGTCGAGCGATATAAGCCCGTAGGGCGCGTTCGAGATTGTAGGAACGGAGTCGCGGGAGCCGACGTATTCTCGACAGCCGGAAAGGTCAAAGAAACAGAGCTTCTGCTGCGCCGTGTCAGCGGCTCCTTCGCGCGTTCGCGCGCTCGTCGTTTGGTTTTCCACGGGATCACCGGATGGGGAGTTCCGTGCCGTCGATCGGGGGGCGGTTGCAGGCGCCCGCGCCGCCGCACAACTCCATGCCGTAGAGGGCGTAGAACGCCTCCGGGTTGACGAAGTTCGCGTAGACGCCCGGGGCCCCTTCCGGCCTGCGAGAGAACCAGCGTGTCGAGCTGGGCGTTGGTGTTGTGCCTCCCGTCCGTCACCGGTCGCGCCGCGACCCGCGTGTCAGCCGTTCTTCGCGGCCAGTCGGTCCGTCTCGCTGTCGTTCCGCCACCCGGCGGTCGCGCCGCCGTCGACGCTGTAGTTCTGTCCGGTCACCCAAGAGGACTCGTCGGAGGCCAGGTAGAGCGCCATGTACGCGATGTCCTCGCCCGTGCCGGGGCGTTGAATGAGCGCGTTGCCGACCTGCCAGGCCTTGCCCTCCGCGTCCACCGCCTTGTCCGTCGCCGGGGTGCTGACGATCGGCGCTTCCGACCCGCCGTAGTGCAGTGTGCCCATGGTGGACGACATCCATTCTCGGAATGACAACTCGGTCACATCGGCGAGAGGCTCGCTATGCCTACGGTTGCCCTTCCAGGTTAGTGGGCGGGTACCAGACCCGCTGCCCGTCCACCGACGCGAACGACGTGAGTGTGTGGGGTTTGGTGGAGGTGGCGCTCATGATGTCCTTCACAGAAATGTGGCGAACGAGCAGCGCATCCGCGATGAGAGACCGGTGGCAGCGCCACGGGACCGCTTCCGCGCACATGATCGCCACAATCTTCTCTTTTGCTCGATCGATCAGACGGTCTATTCCACGCGCGAAGGGCTCGGTTTGCATGTAGTCGGCGTAGCTTCGGAAGCTTTTGTTGCGCCAGGCGCCGTTGATGCTCTCCACATTCACTGGGGTGTGGCGGAGACCGCCGAGTTCTTCCATCCGCGCATAGTGCAGGCCTGCGTGCGTCAGGCTTTCCTCAAGCGCCTGCGCGCCGAATTGCGGGTTATGTCGGGAGCCGGGAACCGTCCGCACATCGATGAGTTGTTGCACGCCGTTGTTTTCGAGCAGCGCTATGAACTCCTCGATCGGGTGTGTGGAGTGACCGATGGTGAACACTGTCGAGGGTTGCATCCTGCTCCTGAACGGTTGCGAGCGGTCGGTGGAGCCTGACCCGGTTTCCCGGACGGTTTCTCTGTGTTGATCATGCCGCGGTTGCGGCGGGGTTGTGAAGTCGTTCGAACTCCACGGGGCTGAGGTTGCCGAGCGCGGTGTGCGGGCGGGTGGGGTTGTAGAAGCCCTCGATCCACTCGAATATCGCCGACGACAGCTCGGTCCGGGATGTCCAGGTTGAGCGGTCGAGGAGCTCGCGTTGCATCGTGGACCAGAAGGACTCGATGAGCGCGTTATCGACCGATGAGGCGACTCGCCCCATCGAGCCGAGCAGTCCGGCTTGCCTGAGTCGGTGGCCGAAGAGCCACGACGTGTGTTGCGCTCCTCGGTCGGCGTGGACCACGGTGCCAGGCTCGGGTCGGCGGCGCCAGCGAGCCATTTCGAGCGCGTCAACGACGATCTCCGCGGTGATTCTGTCTGAGATCGACCAGCCGACGACGCGGCGGGAGAACGCGTCGATCACTGCGGCGCAGTAAACCCACCCGTCTTTCGCGCGATGCTGCGTGATGTCACAGAACCAGAGCCGGTTCGGCTCGTGCGCGCGGAACTGTCGCTTCACGAGGTCCTCGTGCGTCGCCGTGTCCGGCTTCCAGCCTCGTCGTTTGCGTCGATGAGACACCCCGGTCAGGCCATCCAGGCGCATCACCCGGGCGACGCGCTTCTTGCCCACGTGGACACCGAGCCCGAGCCGCAGCTCGGCCAGCACCCGCGGGGCACCATAGGTGCCGCGCGAATCGCGGTGAACCCGCCGGATCGTCGCCGGGGGCGCCCTATCAGCGATCGTCCGCGGCGATGGCGGACGCGACGCCCACTCGTAGTATCCCGAGGTCGACACCCTGAGGAACCGGCAGGCCACCGCGACGGGAACCCCATCCGCGGCAAGCTCCTGGACCAACCGGAACCCTATTTTGGGAGTACGTTCTCCCGAGCGAGATAGGCGCTGG harbors:
- a CDS encoding site-specific DNA-methyltransferase, with the protein product MSRLSDLLRTVNQLDPQLAKDLDSEIQPLQKRLPFGLNFERHAPEAVELPAHKIRKMSKVRVLPPRGVTGHGDQRIWTVDGINGETADISTPNGAKIEAASVALDDLVLVAEFRDRIYPGLRPDGTIERGGNKPFHTVINGENFHVLEQLTFTHEKSVDAIYIDPPYNTGSRDWKYNNDYVEGDDLYRHSKWLAFMERRLKLAKRLLKPASSVLIVTIDEKEYLRLGLLLEQTFPEARIQMVTSVISSQGSVRDGMFSRSDEYIFFVFMGQMAAARTTDDMLNEGQSESKSQVWFQYVRTGKGNLRADSPNLFFPIFVEEATGRIVRVGAPIPLGTSVETVPVPAGEVAVWPKTATGAEARWRTGVEVARRRVEKGLIRATKSQRRGRGYSIMTVNQGTEDQIEKGELSVTGRNPLTGAAIIDTSMVSRDRAAKTTWNRVSHNAGWHGSKLVAGLLPGRSFPYPKSLYAVEDALRFFLSDKPNAVILDFFAGSGTTAHAVMRLNKQDGGRRQCISVTNNEVSADEQAALRRKGVRPGDPEWEKLGICDYITKPRIRAAITGETPDGAPIKGDYKFVDEFPMAEGFEENAAFFTLTYESKWLVGVDRAFAAIAPMLWLRAGAVGSRIDWIEGGWAIADSYGILRDLDQAAEFVEALRGKGGIRIVYVVTDDEGRYQQVADEIRGVETVRLYEDYLRNCEMTGDF
- a CDS encoding IS3 family transposase; this translates as MACRFLRVSTSGYYEWASRPPSPRTIADRAPPATIRRVHRDSRGTYGAPRVLAELRLGLGVHVGKKRVARVMRLDGLTGVSHRRKRRGWKPDTATHEDLVKRQFRAHEPNRLWFCDITQHRAKDGWVYCAAVIDAFSRRVVGWSISDRITAEIVVDALEMARWRRRPEPGTVVHADRGAQHTSWLFGHRLRQAGLLGSMGRVASSVDNALIESFWSTMQRELLDRSTWTSRTELSSAIFEWIEGFYNPTRPHTALGNLSPVEFERLHNPAATAA
- a CDS encoding TMEM175 family protein, which gives rise to MAVFSLKGTEHETDRLEVFSDAVFAIAITVPVVELRAPRPEDGDLAAAYLKLAPDYAAYVLSVILIGLYWSHSHFSGKLLEKTDHGYNLLTIGFLAAVSITPFPARQLVEHFGGDADSTTAALWYLGIAAAPATWWFLRWVYATARGFPDRRLTEAYLRRLTIKYGLTAAAYWAAFGLAFWNWRVGLIAAGIVTLSYVISPAKPVFRPGIEPGHDQMAR
- a CDS encoding aldo/keto reductase; protein product: MPIAALIAGVELGMTLVDTAEMYGDGAAEALICEALGDRCGRLFLVSKAYPQNASRARLSRACEASLRRLGTDRLDLYLLHWRGSVPLVETIEAMEALKSAGKIRYWGVSNLDTDDMDELVAAGGDGCVTDQVLYNLVRRGPELELLPWLVAHEMPVMAYSPVEQGRLSSHPSLVKIAAKVGATPAQVALSWTLRHDGLIAIPKASSIAHVRENRAAADIVLSDADLATLDAAFPRPRDRRPLEML
- a CDS encoding DEAD/DEAH box helicase, producing MRFTLKDYQADAVGDTLRELTSARDFYRSASRRVSSVALTATTGAGKTVMAAAVIESLFWGSDDFSIAPDPGAVVLWFSDDPALNQQTKHRLEQASDRLRNRLVTVEHPFRYQKLQSGNVYFLNTSKLSKNSLLVRGRDDSNTLPGFDSHADTVPFTFWDTLRNTIEDNDLTLYMVLDEAHRGMGKRPSETPTIVKRLINGHNDVPPVPIVWGISATVQRFEAAMSEAEVQSNRVHLATVQVDPVRIQESGLLKDDIVLDFPAETGDFNTVLLRRGVRKVKGISAAWTAYANDQNEEPVRPLMVLQVPNKPSPTEVASAIDVIRDEWPELEADAIAHVFGEHTAQTFGSHSVPYISPERVQDASYVRVLLAKDAISTGWDCPRAEVMVSFRPARDETHITQLLGRMIRTPLARRIEGDDLLNSVECILPKFNKATASLVLERIMGNDLTTGGGTGQRVLVDPQVMTPNQAVPDEVWELFQALPAETLPRKHANPIKRLTSLAHALAADRLLADAGKLAHERLHGVLNGLSAQYANDLTKALKDVQTVAGGTVRGQARHGLRQDESWTEYADDRAIQDAYRTGARSITPDIARTYVEHLAADAEDEDAYRDANVRVAALAMLPQTRPALDTEADRIAHEWLGKYRVAIKDLSESRQSLYAEITAMSTDPQLISMALPKNRQEETKRVTGDSEQLLERRALHLLADDEGMFPVGKLNPDEIEVLDAEMSRGGALAWYRNPTGGRDSMSIAYQDRHGEWRTLRPDFLFFANGEDGVRASIVDPHGHWLPDAAWKLHGMARFAEAYGDQFHRIEAISRIDGKLRVLDLKLADVRAKVLNESDARFAYDRAAVDY
- a CDS encoding DUF488 family protein, yielding MQPSTVFTIGHSTHPIEEFIALLENNGVQQLIDVRTVPGSRHNPQFGAQALEESLTHAGLHYARMEELGGLRHTPVNVESINGAWRNKSFRSYADYMQTEPFARGIDRLIDRAKEKIVAIMCAEAVPWRCHRSLIADALLVRHISVKDIMSATSTKPHTLTSFASVDGQRVWYPPTNLEGQP
- a CDS encoding SDR family oxidoreductase, which gives rise to MSSTMGTLHYGGSEAPIVSTPATDKAVDAEGKAWQVGNALIQRPGTGEDIAYMALYLASDESSWVTGQNYSVDGGATAGWRNDSETDRLAAKNG